The following proteins are co-located in the Mycobacteriales bacterium genome:
- a CDS encoding Uma2 family endonuclease yields MDPVTLLPVRHDGWTCDELEDLPDDGLRYELVDGSLHVNPPPTNLHDYAAFRLAVLLDAALGEPWRTVPGGGIAFGPRDYRQPDLMVIRRTALDSRLASPMDVLLAVEVMSPSSLTEDRLVKPAQYAAAGIQHYWRLERQDAPELVTHELAGSVYREAGRFTDEVVVERPVGLHFRLEDLLR; encoded by the coding sequence ATGGACCCCGTGACCCTGCTGCCTGTCCGCCATGACGGCTGGACCTGCGACGAGCTCGAGGACCTGCCCGACGACGGCCTGCGCTACGAGCTCGTCGACGGCAGCCTGCACGTGAACCCGCCGCCCACCAACCTGCACGACTACGCCGCCTTCCGGCTCGCCGTCCTCCTCGACGCGGCGCTGGGCGAGCCCTGGCGGACCGTGCCCGGGGGAGGTATCGCCTTCGGCCCGCGTGACTACCGGCAGCCCGACCTGATGGTCATCAGGAGGACGGCGCTGGACAGCCGCCTGGCCTCTCCCATGGACGTGCTGCTCGCCGTCGAGGTGATGAGTCCGAGCAGCCTCACGGAGGACCGTCTGGTGAAGCCGGCCCAGTACGCCGCGGCCGGGATCCAGCACTACTGGCGGCTCGAACGCCAGGACGCACCGGAACTCGTGACGCACGAGCTGGCGGGATCGGTCTACCGGGAGGCGGGCCGCTTCACCGATGAGGTCGTCGTCGAGCGGCCGGTGGGCTTGCACTTCCGGCTCGAGGATCTCCTGCGCTGA
- a CDS encoding glycosyltransferase, which translates to MTRLIYALAEDAPRAVTWHGPFLNHSGYGEEMRGFVTGLRDRGEQISAAPVATSARYVKSLGADRLAQFEAAVAEPAVDHAVQVLHLPPHVLRRLPGAGPHVARSMFETDGLPAGWASGLNQMDEVWVPAAFNVETFRRAGVTVPLRVVPGGVDADVYRPGLAPLQIDGLSGTVFLSVFEWSFRKGWDVLLRAWADAFDHRDDVTLLLRAYPQQDFEGQRPADEIERRINTFLKKIGKSRRRVAPIVVLQEMVSDADMPALYARADAYVSPTRGEGSGRPFLEALSSGLPVLATRWSGHLEFLDDDNSLLIDIDGTEPIDQRQELAFYRGQRWASPSVRHLTQLLRSVVEDPAAAAGRAERGRQDVLQRFTWEKVSEIAAEHLDALQTQQRPERKAREEVPAVRWIGDQWGQHSLSRVNREWCSRLAGSGRVELEVLSHEQPKVERGLPGMRALEDATGPVLRRPVDVVVRHQWPPDWTAPQEGAWVVVQPWEFGGLPDSWVPALRDEVDEVWCYTTYVRDVYARSGIPAEKLKIVPCGVDTGLFRPDGARYPLTSTQTTKLLFVGGTIARKGIDVLLSTYSATFGPTDDVCLVIKSTGAQDAYQGSAIDEQIRVMAADPLLPSIELIDDELSDEQMAALYRSCDLLVHPYRGEGFALPVAEAMASGLPVVVTAVGACADFCDDSNAYLVPATEVTVTVNDAGPSAAGYSCADPDADVLSRTLLQAVGDVAGRRVKASRARERIVSDFSWDRAAGVIAERCTVLARSVPARFVPRQPSADSSFTLDAPSDRALLLDGDWQSGEVDRAVRLFAQAWLPSRPVTLVLRVPGQLHAAADRVESALREAGVDVDADADGPDILLVDNVEDDHHLDDLYLSVARVLRSGDTTSAARAGRVGTAVVAADDLPSWTDLLEGLTT; encoded by the coding sequence GTGACGCGCCTCATCTATGCCCTGGCCGAAGATGCTCCCCGTGCGGTCACCTGGCACGGGCCCTTCTTGAACCACAGCGGGTACGGCGAGGAGATGCGCGGCTTCGTCACCGGCCTCCGAGACCGCGGCGAGCAGATCTCGGCTGCGCCGGTGGCGACGTCTGCGCGCTACGTGAAGAGCCTGGGGGCCGATCGCCTGGCGCAGTTCGAAGCCGCCGTCGCCGAGCCGGCCGTCGATCACGCCGTCCAGGTCCTGCACCTGCCGCCGCACGTCCTCCGCCGGCTTCCGGGCGCAGGTCCGCATGTCGCCCGCTCGATGTTCGAGACGGACGGTCTGCCCGCAGGCTGGGCTTCAGGCCTCAACCAGATGGACGAGGTCTGGGTGCCTGCGGCATTCAACGTGGAGACCTTCCGGCGAGCGGGTGTGACGGTGCCGCTGCGTGTCGTTCCCGGGGGTGTCGACGCAGACGTCTACCGCCCCGGCCTCGCGCCGCTGCAGATCGACGGTCTGTCCGGGACCGTCTTCCTGTCCGTCTTCGAATGGAGCTTCCGCAAGGGCTGGGACGTGCTGCTCCGGGCCTGGGCCGACGCCTTCGACCACCGCGACGACGTCACGCTGCTCCTGCGCGCCTACCCGCAGCAGGACTTCGAGGGGCAGCGGCCTGCAGACGAGATCGAACGACGCATCAACACCTTCCTGAAGAAGATCGGGAAGTCGCGCCGACGTGTTGCTCCCATCGTGGTGCTGCAGGAGATGGTCAGTGACGCCGACATGCCCGCCCTGTACGCGCGGGCCGACGCCTACGTCTCCCCGACACGGGGTGAAGGGTCGGGACGGCCTTTCCTGGAAGCGCTTTCGTCCGGCCTTCCCGTGCTCGCCACGCGCTGGAGCGGCCACCTGGAGTTCCTCGACGACGACAACAGCCTGCTGATCGACATCGACGGCACCGAGCCGATCGATCAGCGGCAGGAGCTGGCCTTCTACCGGGGACAGCGCTGGGCCAGTCCTTCGGTGCGCCACCTCACGCAGCTCCTGCGCTCGGTGGTCGAGGATCCCGCTGCAGCCGCAGGGCGGGCGGAGCGTGGGCGGCAGGACGTGCTGCAACGCTTCACCTGGGAGAAGGTCAGCGAGATCGCGGCCGAGCACCTGGACGCGCTCCAGACGCAGCAGCGTCCGGAGCGCAAGGCGCGCGAGGAGGTGCCCGCCGTCCGCTGGATCGGTGACCAGTGGGGGCAGCACAGCCTGTCGCGGGTGAACCGGGAGTGGTGCTCACGCCTGGCCGGCTCCGGACGGGTCGAGCTGGAAGTTCTGAGCCATGAGCAGCCGAAGGTCGAGCGCGGACTGCCTGGGATGCGGGCCTTGGAAGACGCCACTGGGCCGGTCCTGCGGCGTCCGGTCGACGTGGTCGTCCGGCACCAGTGGCCGCCGGACTGGACCGCGCCGCAGGAAGGCGCCTGGGTGGTCGTACAGCCATGGGAGTTCGGCGGCCTGCCGGACTCCTGGGTACCGGCGTTGCGGGACGAGGTCGACGAGGTCTGGTGCTACACCACCTACGTCCGTGACGTGTACGCCCGCAGCGGCATCCCCGCGGAGAAGCTGAAGATCGTGCCCTGTGGTGTGGACACCGGCTTGTTCCGACCCGACGGGGCGCGCTACCCGCTCACCAGCACGCAGACGACGAAGCTCCTCTTCGTGGGTGGGACGATCGCCCGGAAGGGCATCGACGTGCTGCTCTCGACATACTCGGCGACCTTCGGGCCCACGGATGACGTCTGTCTCGTCATCAAGAGCACCGGCGCCCAGGACGCCTACCAGGGGAGCGCCATCGACGAGCAGATCCGGGTGATGGCAGCCGACCCGCTGCTGCCGTCGATCGAACTCATCGACGACGAACTCAGCGACGAGCAGATGGCCGCACTCTACCGCTCCTGTGACCTGCTGGTGCACCCCTACCGTGGGGAAGGCTTCGCACTCCCCGTCGCCGAGGCCATGGCCTCCGGACTGCCGGTGGTCGTGACAGCCGTCGGTGCCTGCGCGGACTTCTGCGACGACAGCAACGCCTACCTCGTGCCTGCTACAGAGGTGACGGTGACCGTCAACGACGCCGGGCCGAGCGCCGCGGGCTACTCCTGCGCCGATCCTGACGCCGACGTCCTGTCCCGGACATTGCTCCAGGCGGTCGGGGACGTCGCCGGAAGGCGCGTCAAAGCGTCGCGGGCGCGGGAGCGGATCGTGTCGGACTTCTCGTGGGACAGGGCAGCCGGCGTGATCGCCGAGCGCTGCACCGTCCTGGCGCGGAGCGTTCCCGCGCGGTTCGTACCACGACAGCCGAGCGCCGACAGCTCGTTCACGCTGGACGCGCCCTCGGACCGCGCCCTGCTGCTCGACGGAGACTGGCAGAGTGGTGAGGTGGACCGTGCCGTTCGCCTGTTCGCCCAGGCGTGGCTTCCCTCGCGCCCGGTCACGCTTGTCCTGCGCGTGCCCGGTCAGCTGCACGCCGCGGCCGACCGGGTGGAGTCGGCCCTGCGGGAGGCCGGCGTCGACGTCGACGCCGACGCCGACGGTCCGGACATCCTGCTCGTGGACAATGTCGAGGATGACCATCACCTCGACGACCTCTACCTCAGCGTCGCCCGCGTGCTGCGAAGCGGTGACACGACGAGCGCCGCGCGGGCCGGTCGTGTCGGCACCGCGGTCGTCGCCGCGGACGACCTGCCGTCCTGGACCGACCTGCTCGAGGGGCTGACCACGTGA
- a CDS encoding tetratricopeptide repeat protein → MTASEELTDGRITAERLVENGRLDQAETVLTRLLAVHPDHSALLSDLAVVLFQLGRPVDSLELLDRALQVDQAAQEAADNHLQLLQLLDQDADYRPIAIQHNLVCTAAPGPASAGTSRQLRLNLGAGDDRREGYLNVDLRVETADLVADVRALPFAAGAADELLAHDVLEHFWRDAVPALLGEWQRVLRPGGLLRVRVPNLPVLAALLDTDQHDQVVENIYGGHRWGPEGAYDTHHWGWSRTSLVRELDRAGFDVQLVDNEPNMTALAVKR, encoded by the coding sequence GTGACCGCATCCGAGGAGCTCACCGACGGCCGGATCACCGCCGAGAGACTGGTCGAGAACGGCAGACTCGATCAGGCGGAGACCGTGCTGACCCGCTTGCTCGCGGTCCACCCGGATCATTCGGCTCTGCTGTCCGACCTCGCCGTCGTCCTCTTCCAGCTCGGCCGCCCGGTGGACAGCCTCGAGCTGCTCGACCGTGCGCTGCAGGTGGATCAGGCTGCACAGGAGGCAGCCGACAATCATCTCCAGCTGCTCCAGCTGCTCGACCAGGACGCCGACTACCGGCCCATCGCCATCCAGCACAACCTCGTCTGCACCGCCGCACCGGGTCCTGCGTCTGCTGGCACCTCGCGACAGCTGCGCCTCAACCTGGGGGCGGGCGACGACCGCCGGGAGGGCTACCTCAACGTCGACCTGCGCGTGGAGACAGCGGATCTGGTCGCCGACGTCCGCGCACTTCCCTTCGCGGCCGGTGCAGCGGACGAGCTCCTCGCACACGATGTCCTGGAGCACTTCTGGCGGGATGCCGTCCCAGCCCTGCTGGGGGAGTGGCAGCGGGTGCTGCGACCAGGTGGGCTGCTGCGCGTACGGGTGCCCAACCTCCCGGTCCTGGCCGCGTTGCTCGACACCGATCAGCACGACCAGGTCGTCGAGAACATCTACGGTGGCCACCGGTGGGGACCGGAGGGCGCCTATGACACCCACCACTGGGGCTGGAGCCGCACCAGCCTGGTCCGTGAACTCGACCGCGCCGGCTTCGACGTCCAGCTGGTCGACAACGAGCCCAACATGACAGCGCTGGCTGTGAAGCGGTGA
- a CDS encoding GDP-mannose 4,6-dehydratase: MSGTALVTGVTGQDGGYLVEQLAGSGWSVHGVVRPGEALPEALWALGEAVVLHEADLLDHTAMRQVLAAASPDAVFNLAGLSSVAESWDQPVLAARVNGLAVAFLLDLVWRRQEATGHAVRFLQASSAEIFSGAEQAPQNESTEVSPRSPYGAAKAYAHHLVQVYRARGLHAVSTILYNHESPRRPPTFVTRKITQAVAAIAEGQQRSLVLGNLAARRDWGWAPEYVDAMVRALQHSSADDYIIATGRSHSVEDFVAAAFARVGIQDWRALVSVDPALHRPADAVELVGDASRARDRLGWSADLDFADIVGRMVDHDRALLQRGRR, encoded by the coding sequence ATGAGCGGCACCGCGCTGGTCACCGGTGTGACGGGGCAGGACGGCGGCTACCTCGTCGAACAGCTGGCCGGCAGCGGCTGGTCCGTGCACGGCGTCGTCCGCCCAGGTGAGGCGCTCCCGGAAGCATTGTGGGCGCTCGGCGAGGCAGTCGTCCTGCACGAAGCCGACCTGCTGGATCACACCGCGATGCGGCAGGTCCTCGCCGCGGCTTCCCCCGACGCCGTGTTCAACCTCGCCGGCCTCTCCTCGGTCGCAGAATCCTGGGACCAACCCGTTCTGGCCGCTCGGGTCAACGGCCTCGCCGTCGCCTTCCTGCTCGACCTCGTGTGGCGGAGACAGGAGGCGACCGGACACGCCGTCCGCTTCCTGCAGGCCTCGAGCGCCGAGATCTTCTCCGGCGCAGAGCAGGCCCCGCAGAACGAGTCGACGGAGGTGAGCCCCCGCTCGCCCTACGGGGCCGCCAAGGCCTACGCCCATCATCTCGTGCAGGTCTACCGCGCCCGTGGGCTGCATGCGGTCAGCACCATCCTCTACAACCACGAATCGCCCCGCCGGCCGCCGACCTTCGTGACCCGCAAGATCACTCAGGCGGTGGCGGCCATCGCAGAGGGGCAGCAACGCAGCCTGGTACTGGGTAACCTGGCCGCCCGCCGCGACTGGGGATGGGCCCCGGAATACGTCGATGCCATGGTCCGCGCACTTCAGCACAGCAGTGCAGACGACTACATCATCGCTACCGGCAGGTCGCACAGCGTGGAGGACTTCGTCGCCGCCGCCTTCGCCCGGGTGGGAATCCAGGACTGGAGAGCGCTCGTCAGCGTCGACCCTGCTCTCCATCGACCTGCCGACGCAGTCGAGCTGGTCGGAGACGCGAGCCGGGCGCGGGACAGGCTCGGCTGGTCTGCCGACCTCGACTTCGCTGACATCGTCGGCCGGATGGTGGATCACGACCGAGCCCTGCTGCAGCGAGGCCGTCGGTAG
- a CDS encoding GDP-mannose 4,6-dehydratase, with protein sequence MKRAFITGVTGQDGLYLSELLLAKGYHVVGLLRGQNNPKLALLQETVPDVEVVTGDLLDLSSLMRAFQVAQPDEVYNLGAISFVAYSWENAHLTSDVTGKGVLNMLEATRLYAGENLDRVRFYQASSSEMFGKVQEVPQRESTLLWPRSPYGVAKVFGHYMTINYRESYGMHASSGILFNHESPRRGPEFVTRKVTRAVARIALGLQGSVSLGNLDAQRDWGFAGDYVQAMWLMLQQPRGNDYVVATGEPHSIRELLDVAFRHAGIEDWERYVVQDPRYFRPAEVDLLVGDASKARVELGWQPTVGFQELVQMMVESDLAEQQFLLSR encoded by the coding sequence GTGAAGCGAGCATTCATCACCGGCGTGACGGGTCAGGACGGCCTCTATCTCTCCGAGCTCCTGCTCGCCAAGGGGTATCACGTCGTCGGGCTGTTGCGCGGCCAGAACAACCCCAAGCTCGCACTGCTCCAGGAGACGGTGCCCGACGTGGAGGTGGTCACCGGCGACCTGCTGGACCTGTCCAGCCTCATGCGGGCGTTCCAGGTCGCGCAACCGGACGAGGTCTACAACCTGGGCGCCATCTCCTTCGTGGCCTACTCCTGGGAGAACGCCCACCTGACCTCGGACGTGACAGGTAAGGGCGTGCTGAACATGCTCGAGGCGACTCGTCTCTACGCAGGGGAGAATCTGGACCGGGTCCGCTTCTACCAGGCCTCCAGCTCAGAGATGTTCGGCAAGGTGCAGGAGGTGCCGCAGCGTGAGTCGACCCTGCTGTGGCCGAGGTCGCCGTACGGCGTGGCCAAGGTCTTCGGTCACTACATGACGATCAACTACCGCGAGTCCTACGGCATGCACGCCTCGTCCGGGATCCTGTTCAACCACGAGTCACCGCGTCGGGGACCCGAGTTCGTGACGCGCAAGGTGACCCGCGCCGTCGCCCGCATCGCCCTGGGCCTGCAGGGCTCCGTCTCCCTGGGCAACCTGGACGCCCAGCGCGACTGGGGTTTCGCCGGCGACTACGTGCAAGCCATGTGGCTGATGCTGCAGCAGCCCCGAGGCAACGACTACGTCGTGGCGACCGGGGAGCCGCACTCGATCCGCGAGCTGCTCGATGTGGCGTTCCGCCATGCCGGCATCGAGGACTGGGAGCGGTACGTGGTGCAGGATCCCCGCTACTTCCGCCCAGCCGAAGTCGATCTTCTCGTCGGTGACGCCAGCAAGGCACGTGTGGAGCTCGGCTGGCAGCCTACGGTGGGCTTCCAGGAGCTGGTGCAGATGATGGTGGAGAGCGACCTCGCCGAGCAGCAGTTCCTACTGAGTCGCTGA
- the fliS gene encoding flagellar export chaperone FliS encodes MYQAQLGAARAQYTREAVTTASPARLLIMLYDRLIRDLVTAETALTAGDNAKASSELVHAQQIILELRTSLDLDSWDGAAGLADLYTYLHTELVGANLDKNTTRVTTCREIIEPLRDTWRQAALQALQPA; translated from the coding sequence ATGTATCAGGCACAACTCGGCGCCGCCCGCGCCCAGTACACCCGCGAGGCCGTCACCACCGCCTCCCCCGCCCGGCTGCTCATCATGCTCTACGACCGCCTAATCCGCGACCTGGTCACCGCCGAAACCGCACTGACCGCCGGCGACAACGCCAAAGCCAGCAGCGAACTCGTCCACGCCCAGCAGATCATCCTGGAACTGCGCACCAGCCTGGACCTCGACTCCTGGGACGGAGCCGCCGGCCTGGCCGACCTCTACACCTACCTGCACACCGAACTCGTCGGCGCCAACCTCGACAAGAACACCACCCGCGTCACCACCTGCCGCGAAATCATCGAACCCCTCCGCGACACCTGGCGCCAAGCCGCCCTCCAAGCCCTGCAACCCGCATGA
- the fliD gene encoding flagellar filament capping protein FliD, protein MASIDGLVSGLNTSEIIKQLMQLERQPQVRLQGRQKMVESAISALKDLNTKFLSITTAAGKLNTATGWQLATATSSDTTRVAATATSGATQSSLTFSVEQLAKASTSLSAGFVASTADSVATANTSIFLTKGSAAAVEINTGDGSLGAVVNAINKAGAGVTASAVQTTTGEYRLHLSSTTTGADTAITIDDGAGANPFAATLGAQDTVVAGQDAKLLVGTTTITRASNTISDLMTGVTLTLTKAEAGVPVTVEVKSDAEGLAANVAALVDAVNLARSDIKALTTYNLDTKAKGKLYGDSGIRSLRSALADAVIGDGTTSAGIAGVSVERDGTVKFDKDKFLKAMADDPVAVEKTLGETGLAGRLHTLADGASRGQYHSDGPGLIHGAITSRESQVTGLKASISNWDNRLELRQLTLQRQFTGLEKALRASQAQGQWLSGQIAGLPSWGN, encoded by the coding sequence GTGGCGAGCATCGACGGTCTGGTCTCCGGCCTGAACACCAGCGAGATCATCAAGCAGCTGATGCAGCTCGAACGCCAGCCACAGGTGCGTCTGCAGGGCAGGCAGAAGATGGTCGAGAGCGCCATCAGCGCGCTGAAGGACCTCAACACCAAGTTCCTGTCGATCACCACCGCCGCCGGCAAGCTGAACACCGCCACCGGCTGGCAGCTCGCCACGGCGACGTCGAGCGACACCACCCGGGTGGCCGCGACAGCCACGTCGGGTGCGACGCAGAGCAGCCTGACCTTCAGCGTCGAGCAGCTCGCCAAGGCCTCCACCTCGCTGAGCGCCGGCTTCGTGGCCAGCACCGCCGATTCCGTCGCCACCGCGAACACCTCGATCTTCCTCACCAAGGGCTCCGCCGCAGCTGTCGAGATCAACACCGGTGACGGCAGCCTCGGCGCCGTCGTCAACGCGATCAACAAGGCCGGCGCGGGCGTGACGGCCAGCGCCGTGCAGACCACCACCGGCGAGTACCGGCTGCACCTGTCCTCCACCACCACCGGCGCCGACACCGCGATCACGATCGACGACGGAGCCGGTGCCAACCCCTTCGCCGCCACGCTGGGCGCCCAGGACACCGTCGTGGCCGGTCAGGACGCCAAGCTCCTGGTCGGCACCACCACCATCACCCGCGCGAGCAACACCATCAGCGACCTGATGACCGGCGTCACCCTCACACTGACCAAGGCCGAGGCCGGCGTGCCCGTCACCGTCGAGGTCAAGAGCGACGCCGAAGGGCTGGCTGCCAACGTCGCCGCCCTCGTCGACGCGGTCAACCTGGCCCGCTCGGACATCAAGGCACTCACCACCTACAACCTGGACACCAAGGCCAAGGGGAAGCTCTACGGCGACTCCGGCATCCGCAGCCTGCGCAGCGCCCTGGCCGACGCCGTCATCGGCGACGGAACCACCAGCGCCGGCATCGCCGGCGTCAGCGTCGAACGTGACGGCACCGTCAAGTTCGACAAGGACAAGTTCCTCAAGGCCATGGCCGACGACCCGGTCGCGGTCGAGAAGACCCTCGGTGAGACCGGGCTGGCCGGCCGGCTGCACACCCTCGCCGACGGCGCCTCCCGCGGCCAGTACCACAGCGACGGCCCCGGCCTGATCCACGGCGCCATCACCAGCCGCGAAAGCCAGGTCACCGGCCTCAAGGCCAGCATCAGCAACTGGGACAACCGGCTGGAGCTACGCCAGCTCACCCTGCAACGGCAGTTCACCGGGCTGGAGAAAGCCCTGCGCGCCTCACAGGCCCAAGGACAATGGCTGTCCGGCCAGATCGCCGGCCTCCCGAGCTGGGGGAACTAA
- a CDS encoding flagellin has product MGLRINQNIAAMNSYRNLSVTDGQMSKSLEKLSSGFRINRAADDAAGLAISEKLRSQVTGLNTASSNAQNAISLVQTAEGALNESHSILQRMRELSVQSANDTNTDDDRVQIQKEVSALQTELTRISDTTEFNGKKLIDGSFNGTFQIGANSGQTLSVAITDQDATALGVDATAVDVSTQAGATAAITALDTAINSVSGTRADLGAVQNRLEHTVNNLNVASENLAASESRIRDTDMAKEMMSFTRAQILSQAGTAMLAQANQAPQGVLSLLR; this is encoded by the coding sequence ATGGGTCTGCGTATCAACCAGAACATCGCGGCGATGAACTCCTACCGCAACCTGTCCGTCACCGACGGTCAGATGTCCAAGAGCCTGGAGAAGCTGTCCTCGGGCTTCCGGATCAACCGGGCGGCTGACGACGCTGCTGGTCTGGCGATCAGCGAGAAGCTGCGCAGCCAGGTCACCGGTCTCAACACCGCCTCGTCGAACGCTCAGAACGCCATCAGCCTGGTCCAGACGGCTGAGGGTGCGCTGAACGAGTCGCACTCGATCCTGCAGCGCATGCGTGAGCTGTCGGTGCAGAGCGCCAACGACACGAACACCGATGACGACCGGGTTCAGATCCAGAAGGAGGTCTCGGCTCTTCAGACCGAGCTGACCCGTATCTCGGACACCACCGAGTTCAACGGCAAGAAGCTGATCGACGGCTCGTTCAACGGCACCTTCCAGATCGGCGCGAACTCCGGTCAGACGCTGAGCGTGGCCATCACCGACCAGGACGCGACCGCTCTGGGCGTCGACGCGACCGCGGTGGATGTCTCCACCCAGGCCGGTGCGACGGCTGCGATCACGGCGCTCGACACCGCGATCAACTCCGTGTCCGGGACGCGTGCCGACCTCGGTGCGGTGCAGAACCGGCTGGAGCACACGGTCAACAACCTGAACGTGGCCTCGGAGAACCTGGCGGCGTCGGAGTCGCGGATCCGCGACACCGACATGGCCAAGGAGATGATGAGCTTCACCCGGGCTCAGATCCTGTCCCAGGCCGGCACCGCGATGCTGGCGCAGGCCAACCAGGCGCCGCAGGGCGTGCTGTCCCTGCTCCGCTAG